A single window of Nocardia sp. NBC_01327 DNA harbors:
- a CDS encoding class I SAM-dependent methyltransferase — MTTDFDPAPTWPNTAVARSDDDFDYIPWWTRAAITSVVDEIDTGTWCLMCDLVTDPAAVSGPRLRAGTAAITAVMESLWMRRALHHTPTSGRQQLPDRFMPLTTADPATWHRLGRIGAAWCLARLALFARHLPHRPGCRFPHHQIGDIGARSWQILTHDDGSYLYTAALAARYDRDRPFVDPEFTEAITAIAHTHLAGRDAIEFGAGTGTITRTIAPHARSVVAIEPAIGMRTQLHKHTIAFGHVQVRAADCMTVDQPDGSADAVYEHAALCFIDEPLFAVAEAARLLRPGGTLVRIIPATELPEQIVAFTTEFHTQLRRLGHGRGRIVTDGNNRRITDWLAGDEITTQVDTVATWTSQQPLRRHAAPLLNGSYPYLAAIPAQHRRRAIDAALTATRLDWDAPVLSTRSISTATSILGGACLLRPAGALR; from the coding sequence ATGACAACAGATTTCGATCCAGCACCCACATGGCCGAACACGGCGGTGGCGCGGAGCGACGACGATTTCGACTACATCCCGTGGTGGACACGCGCCGCGATCACCAGCGTGGTCGATGAGATCGACACCGGCACCTGGTGCCTGATGTGCGACCTGGTTACCGACCCGGCCGCCGTCTCCGGACCACGGCTGCGCGCCGGGACTGCAGCGATAACCGCAGTCATGGAGTCGCTGTGGATGCGGCGTGCCCTCCACCACACTCCAACGTCCGGCCGACAGCAGCTTCCCGACCGATTCATGCCCTTGACCACCGCAGACCCTGCCACTTGGCATCGGCTCGGCCGCATCGGCGCGGCGTGGTGTCTGGCACGGCTGGCCCTGTTCGCCCGACATCTTCCTCACCGACCTGGCTGCCGATTCCCTCATCACCAGATCGGCGACATCGGGGCCCGCTCGTGGCAGATACTCACCCACGACGACGGAAGCTACCTCTACACAGCGGCATTGGCCGCTCGCTACGACCGCGACCGGCCCTTCGTCGATCCAGAATTCACCGAGGCGATCACCGCTATCGCCCACACCCATCTGGCCGGCCGCGACGCAATCGAGTTCGGCGCGGGCACCGGAACCATCACCCGAACGATCGCACCGCACGCCCGCAGCGTGGTCGCGATCGAGCCCGCGATCGGCATGCGCACCCAGTTGCACAAACACACCATCGCGTTCGGCCACGTCCAGGTACGGGCGGCGGACTGCATGACGGTAGACCAGCCCGACGGCAGCGCCGATGCCGTATACGAGCACGCCGCACTGTGTTTCATCGACGAACCACTGTTCGCGGTCGCCGAAGCCGCCCGGCTGCTACGCCCCGGCGGCACACTCGTGCGCATCATCCCCGCCACCGAGCTACCCGAACAGATCGTCGCGTTCACCACTGAGTTCCACACTCAGTTGCGCCGCCTGGGCCACGGCCGGGGCCGGATCGTCACCGACGGTAACAACCGGCGGATCACCGACTGGCTCGCAGGCGACGAGATCACCACCCAGGTTGACACCGTCGCCACCTGGACCAGCCAGCAGCCCTTACGTCGACACGCCGCACCACTGCTCAACGGCAGCTACCCCTACCTGGCGGCCATTCCCGCTCAGCACCGCCGCCGCGCGATCGACGCTGCCCTGACCGCCACACGGCTGGACTGGGACGCCCCGGTCCTCAGCACACGCTCGATCAGCACTGCGACCTCGATCCTGGGTGGCGCCTGCCTGCTGCGGCCCGCCGGAGCACTTCGATGA
- a CDS encoding glycosyltransferase, translated as MTITVLAAYAPGPGHYNTLRPLVEDLAAQPNCRVYWCGSQAVANFVDTAPVAVPHRPAGFETFLPSSAGVSGDDIIRRMGQRSRDDIGRLMEELHPDLVICDTSERGAVLAARDRDVPFLRVVSCADAATARSSTLEARRRTLIRGQDGDDLRSPWNLGTVGFGPRWFFTDDHEPGERLRCYRYRPSGSTPVHPPSRPARPRALISFGTFITEPSAEMLEQAMLGLVDAGIKSITIKIRLPTSRARLQEWTELNSARTDSVIEVCSELDLAHHLTEADILLCHGSATSTLEALYRQVTPVIAPSHNDAYFVARRCADSNTAITIDWATGFTRQNIRTAATTALHSLRIADGIERFTLDNNELQPINSLAEHLTRTVGKNATR; from the coding sequence ATGACGATCACAGTCCTCGCCGCCTACGCGCCCGGTCCAGGGCACTACAACACCCTGCGGCCGCTGGTAGAAGACCTTGCCGCGCAACCGAACTGCCGGGTGTATTGGTGCGGAAGCCAGGCAGTCGCCAACTTCGTCGACACCGCACCGGTCGCCGTGCCACACCGCCCCGCAGGGTTCGAGACCTTCCTGCCCAGCAGTGCGGGCGTGTCCGGCGACGACATTATTCGTCGCATGGGGCAGCGCAGCCGCGACGATATCGGGCGACTGATGGAGGAGCTACATCCTGATCTGGTCATCTGCGACACCTCGGAGCGGGGCGCCGTCCTCGCCGCACGCGACCGCGATGTGCCGTTTCTTCGGGTGGTCTCCTGCGCCGACGCTGCCACCGCCCGCAGCAGCACGCTGGAAGCTCGCCGCCGCACACTGATTCGCGGCCAAGACGGCGACGACCTGCGATCGCCCTGGAATCTGGGAACAGTCGGATTCGGGCCACGATGGTTCTTCACCGACGATCATGAGCCCGGAGAACGACTGCGGTGCTACCGATACCGGCCATCCGGATCAACACCGGTACACCCGCCGTCGCGGCCTGCGCGGCCCCGGGCGCTGATCAGTTTCGGCACCTTCATCACCGAGCCCTCCGCCGAGATGCTTGAGCAGGCCATGCTGGGGCTTGTCGACGCCGGAATCAAGTCGATCACGATCAAAATCCGGCTTCCTACATCACGAGCAAGACTACAAGAGTGGACCGAACTCAACAGTGCCAGAACGGATTCCGTCATCGAGGTGTGCAGCGAGCTGGACCTGGCCCACCACCTGACCGAAGCCGACATACTTCTCTGCCACGGCAGCGCCACCTCCACACTCGAAGCCCTCTACCGTCAGGTCACACCGGTCATAGCGCCCTCACACAACGACGCCTACTTCGTTGCACGCCGATGCGCCGACTCGAACACGGCCATAACTATCGACTGGGCAACAGGTTTCACCCGTCAAAACATCCGAACTGCAGCGACCACCGCCCTGCACTCACTGCGCATTGCTGACGGTATCGAACGATTCACCCTCGACAACAATGAACTACAACCGATCAACAGCCTCGCCGAACATCTGACGCGAACAGTCGGCAAGAACGCCACACGGTAA
- a CDS encoding SMI1/KNR4 family protein, whose translation MAAILRQPDTKGRNVSDWRTRLQVLYELQKKVNEAQGLPGPSPLVTTGASEQAIAAAEQRLGVVLDSSYSDVLRAVNGWPSFALSWNLFAAEDLGQSHGLWAEANRDATAYFDGEGDHAVTVPRGRKRVLLAAGADSARFLVGMLDTAAGAAASPCYDCAYGEDIEYASFQDWVAAMESEARSIISEESGLP comes from the coding sequence ATGGCAGCGATCCTCAGGCAACCCGATACGAAGGGCCGCAATGTGAGCGATTGGCGTACGAGGCTGCAGGTACTGTACGAGCTGCAGAAAAAGGTCAACGAAGCGCAAGGGCTGCCTGGACCTTCTCCTCTCGTGACGACCGGCGCCTCCGAGCAAGCGATCGCCGCCGCTGAGCAGAGGCTCGGAGTAGTTCTCGATTCGAGCTACAGCGATGTGCTTCGCGCCGTCAACGGATGGCCGTCCTTCGCCCTGAGTTGGAACCTCTTCGCGGCTGAAGATCTGGGGCAATCTCACGGTCTGTGGGCCGAAGCGAATCGAGATGCCACCGCGTACTTCGATGGCGAGGGTGACCATGCGGTCACGGTCCCTAGGGGCCGGAAGCGAGTACTGCTGGCTGCGGGTGCCGACAGCGCTCGGTTCTTGGTCGGGATGCTCGACACTGCGGCCGGAGCCGCGGCAAGTCCCTGCTACGACTGCGCATACGGAGAAGACATCGAGTACGCCAGCTTCCAAGACTGGGTGGCTGCGATGGAAAGCGAAGCCCGCAGCATCATTTCCGAGGAGTCAGGGCTGCCATAG